From a region of the Bermanella marisrubri genome:
- a CDS encoding BatD family protein codes for MVRHFILALTVSLYSLLGWASTAFEATVDRNKVSEGDTVILTVRYAANVFSDSPNFRPLTQDFRIVNQQRKSSFQFINGKSENWTVWTLSLSPKRKGKLQIPPLKFEGEVTKPIWIEVAEMSQRIQNQQDDVFFDTQVDVSKAYVQGQILYTEKLFFAVPLDNGQLNELAVDEAVVTPLGEIKQYNTRVNGRNFNVYERQFAIFPQTSGEMVIPGPRYTGEISNGPWRPGRPISLGHPPKKIEVLPKPSSYPNAPWIPAKNFSVSANWQGDPQQIKIGDPITLTINIEAKGLSSAQIPAVAIPELDGFKYYPDQAQTQDQDTASGLISSRKQSIAVVATKPGQFRLPEIRIPWWNTQTNRVEYATIDAQALTVETKASPAQRTQNSTEAIQAPLAVNAQKALLPPETVRENEWSPWMLSTLLFAILWLATILYIVWQRDRKSTLVTAESTAADTSKPLKALKKACRENQPDMARHALLNWANTTLPHAPYGRLTDICKDLNDKALISAIQELDYTLYSATGNSAWQGEYLWQLVNQYKPMAQSSQNQDNGLKPLYPTS; via the coding sequence ATGGTAAGGCATTTCATCCTCGCACTCACTGTGAGTCTTTATTCATTGTTGGGATGGGCCTCCACTGCATTTGAGGCTACTGTGGACCGCAACAAAGTCAGTGAAGGTGATACGGTCATTTTAACCGTTCGCTATGCAGCTAATGTTTTCAGCGACAGTCCCAACTTTCGTCCTCTGACACAAGATTTTCGAATTGTTAATCAACAGCGAAAAAGCAGTTTTCAATTCATCAACGGAAAAAGCGAAAATTGGACAGTATGGACACTATCACTCAGTCCAAAGCGCAAGGGTAAACTGCAAATTCCACCGCTCAAGTTCGAAGGTGAAGTAACCAAACCTATTTGGATTGAAGTAGCAGAAATGTCACAACGCATTCAGAATCAGCAAGATGATGTGTTTTTTGATACTCAAGTTGATGTATCTAAAGCCTACGTGCAAGGGCAAATATTGTATACAGAGAAGTTATTTTTTGCGGTCCCTCTGGATAACGGGCAGTTAAATGAACTGGCTGTAGACGAAGCGGTAGTAACTCCATTGGGAGAAATTAAACAGTATAATACCCGCGTCAATGGTCGAAACTTTAATGTCTATGAACGACAGTTTGCTATTTTCCCACAAACCAGCGGAGAGATGGTTATCCCTGGGCCCCGCTATACGGGCGAAATAAGTAACGGACCATGGCGTCCTGGTCGCCCTATTAGTCTGGGGCATCCTCCCAAAAAGATTGAAGTGTTACCTAAACCTAGCAGCTATCCAAATGCACCTTGGATCCCAGCCAAGAACTTCTCAGTCAGTGCTAATTGGCAAGGCGATCCACAGCAAATTAAGATAGGAGACCCCATTACTCTAACAATTAATATAGAAGCAAAGGGGTTAAGTTCGGCACAAATTCCGGCTGTCGCGATACCCGAATTAGATGGGTTTAAATACTATCCAGATCAAGCGCAAACACAGGACCAAGATACCGCCTCGGGACTGATTTCTAGCCGCAAACAAAGTATCGCCGTCGTCGCTACAAAGCCGGGACAATTTCGTTTGCCTGAAATTCGCATTCCTTGGTGGAACACACAAACTAATCGAGTAGAATATGCAACCATTGACGCGCAAGCCTTAACGGTGGAGACAAAAGCGTCACCAGCTCAAAGAACACAGAATTCAACTGAGGCTATCCAAGCACCACTGGCGGTCAATGCTCAGAAAGCGCTGCTACCACCGGAAACAGTTAGAGAAAACGAGTGGAGCCCATGGATGCTTTCAACACTCCTATTTGCCATTCTCTGGCTCGCCACTATTTTGTATATTGTCTGGCAGAGAGATCGCAAAAGCACTTTGGTAACCGCAGAGTCAACAGCTGCTGATACTAGCAAGCCATTAAAAGCCCTCAAAAAAGCGTGCAGAGAAAACCAGCCGGACATGGCACGACACGCGTTACTTAATTGGGCAAATACCACCCTACCCCATGCTCCATACGGGCGCCTTACTGATATTTGTAAGGACCTCAATGACAAAGCTTTAATCAGCGCTATTCAAGAACTGGATTACACTCTATATAGCGCCACAGGAAACAGTGCATGGCAAGGTGAATACTTGTGGCAATTAGTCAACCAATACAAACCCATGGCGCAATCCTCACAAAATCAGGATAATGGTCTAAAGCCTCTGTATCCAACGAGTTAA
- a CDS encoding SEC-C metal-binding domain-containing protein: MSDDKELCPCESGKLYKDCCKKAYDQGNARQAILDALKDSQKAKELRELLKSNQSE; the protein is encoded by the coding sequence ATGAGTGACGATAAAGAACTTTGTCCTTGTGAAAGTGGCAAGCTTTATAAAGACTGCTGTAAAAAAGCCTATGATCAAGGCAATGCTCGTCAGGCTATTCTTGATGCTTTAAAGGATTCTCAAAAGGCGAAAGAATTAAGAGAATTGTTAAAGTCGAACCAGTCTGAATGA
- a CDS encoding DMT family transporter, whose protein sequence is MKLFITTLIALIAFAGNSVVCRLALAEGSIDANTFTIVRLISGASALLIFAVLFKNGNTLKASLTKSKLKTIEPWLSAFLLWLYAITFSFAYIELGAAAGALILFASVQITLAIKHKLNGQPTLGSDITGLLLAFSGLLYWLGPQSSGPSMLGSAIMMIGGIAWAGYTYMGMVNTLPAKTSTTRNFILSVPLALLSLVFFYWVEPVFSSTGVLLAIFSGVVTSALGYWLWYQVLPHFSGLIAGVLQLSVPIIAALGGIVVNQEPITLSFIIASSLILVGIFFMLKSQANQAKSN, encoded by the coding sequence ATGAAGCTATTCATCACAACACTGATCGCACTGATTGCCTTTGCAGGCAACAGTGTTGTATGCCGTCTAGCCCTAGCAGAAGGCAGTATCGATGCAAATACGTTTACTATCGTGCGACTTATTAGCGGGGCATCTGCCTTACTAATTTTTGCGGTGCTTTTTAAGAATGGGAATACGCTAAAAGCAAGTTTGACGAAATCCAAACTAAAAACAATTGAACCTTGGTTGTCAGCATTTTTGTTATGGCTTTATGCCATCACTTTTTCCTTTGCTTATATAGAGTTGGGTGCCGCCGCTGGAGCACTGATTTTGTTTGCGAGTGTTCAGATTACTTTAGCCATAAAGCACAAGCTCAATGGTCAGCCAACGCTTGGGAGCGATATAACTGGTTTACTATTAGCTTTCTCAGGTTTGCTGTATTGGTTAGGACCACAGTCCAGTGGACCCTCAATGCTTGGAAGTGCCATCATGATGATCGGCGGTATTGCGTGGGCCGGTTACACCTATATGGGAATGGTCAATACACTACCAGCAAAGACCTCAACCACGCGAAACTTTATCCTAAGCGTTCCGTTGGCTTTGCTCTCTTTGGTATTCTTTTACTGGGTTGAACCGGTATTTAGCTCAACCGGAGTTTTACTTGCAATATTCTCAGGTGTCGTCACTTCGGCCCTTGGCTATTGGTTGTGGTACCAAGTATTGCCTCATTTTAGTGGCCTGATTGCAGGTGTATTACAACTGAGCGTGCCGATCATTGCCGCATTGGGTGGCATTGTTGTCAACCAAGAACCGATTACCCTCTCCTTTATTATTGCTTCATCTTTGATCCTTGTAGGCATCTTTTTCATGCTGAAGAGTCAAGCCAATCAGGCTAAATCTAACTAG